The nucleotide window CTGGCACTTCAGATTGAAGCAAGCTATAGAAGGAGTTTTTTTATATAAAGTTTTTGCCGGAAAGGACAGGGGACACTTCTCAGGAAAAGAAAAGCTTCTGCCTTCCGGCTCTCAATACGTACAAAGTTCGGCTAAAAGTTCTTTCTGGATCGGTATTAGAGTTCTTTAAGCTTTTCAAGGGCAAGCTTTGCAGCCTTTTCTCCCGAGAGAAGCATGCCTCCGAAAACCGGGCCCATTCTTGGGGAGCAGGTTGCGGCATTTGCAGCCATGCCAGCAACTATCAGGCCCGGATAGATTTCCTTGGTTGCGTCAACAGCCAGGCGCTCGCCGACCTCTGACCACATTGGTTTTTCTCCAAGCTTTCCGAGGTTTCCGATTTTTGCATTGGGAATTTTCCTGAGAATTGTATTGCAGACGACAGCATCATGCCCTGTCCCGTCAATTACGAGTTTTGTACGAATCATGAGAGGGTCGACATGCAAGCGCTGTGCTGTGACAGGCCCCCAGTTTATGACGATTCCGGTAACCTTATCGTTTTCCCGGATCATAACATCCTCAAAGCTCACAAGGTTAAAAACCTCAGCCCCGGCTGAAGTCGCACCAGCAATCAGCTTCCCGACAGACTCTACGGAATTTGCCACATAGTACCCTGGCTGGTATTCTTTATACCTGATCCCGAAATCATCAAGGATGCGGCAGGCCTCTTTCTGTACAACGATACGTGGGAACATCATGCCTCCGGCCCACATGCCGCCCCCGAGTGATAACTTTTGTTCGTAAATGGCAACCTTTGCCCCTGCCTCTGCAAGATACTTTGCAGCCACCAGGTTTGCAGGCCCTCCTCCTATAAGCGCCACATCAACTTCCGTGTAGTCAAGGAAGGTTTTAGAGTACTCATCAAAAATTGCCCGTGTGATTATGACTTCGTCAAGTTCCATTTTAATCTCTCATAAAGCTTCTAAAGTTAAAAGCCCGGAAAACAACCCGGCTTTATCAAGAACAAATCAGGAATTATAAACCCAAATTTGTCGTCGTTAAAATTGACATTTTGATTATAGGCATTGCTTTTAAAGTTGTTGGAATCAATGGAAAG belongs to Methanosarcina barkeri 3 and includes:
- a CDS encoding sulfide-dependent adenosine diphosphate thiazole synthase, producing the protein MELDEVIITRAIFDEYSKTFLDYTEVDVALIGGGPANLVAAKYLAEAGAKVAIYEQKLSLGGGMWAGGMMFPRIVVQKEACRILDDFGIRYKEYQPGYYVANSVESVGKLIAGATSAGAEVFNLVSFEDVMIRENDKVTGIVINWGPVTAQRLHVDPLMIRTKLVIDGTGHDAVVCNTILRKIPNAKIGNLGKLGEKPMWSEVGERLAVDATKEIYPGLIVAGMAANAATCSPRMGPVFGGMLLSGEKAAKLALEKLKEL